The following coding sequences are from one Formosa haliotis window:
- the kbl gene encoding glycine C-acetyltransferase, with the protein MYGNIKQHLQQEIQNIKDEGLFKEERIITSPQGAEITLNTGETVLNFCANNYLGLSAHPEVIQAAKDAMDTHGFGMSSVRFICGTQDIHKTLEQKIADFYGTEDTILYAAAFDANGGVFEPLLGAEDAIISDSLNHASIIDGVRLCKAARYRYANNDMADLEQQLIAANEKGARFKIIVTDGVFSMDGLVAPLDKICDLADKYDALVMIDECHAAGFIGETGRGTLEEKGVLDRIDIITGTLGKALGGAMGGYTTGKKEIIELLRQRSRPYLFSNSLAPAIVGASIKVFEMLDTDTRLRDTLEWNTNYFKKGMKSAGFDIIDGDSAIVPVMLYDAKLSQNMANLLLKEGIYVIGFFFPVVPKGKARIRVQLSAAHKQADLDRAIAAFIKVGKSLGVV; encoded by the coding sequence ATGTACGGCAATATTAAGCAACATTTACAACAAGAAATTCAGAATATTAAGGATGAAGGACTTTTTAAAGAAGAGCGCATCATTACGTCACCACAAGGTGCAGAAATTACATTAAATACAGGAGAAACCGTTTTAAATTTTTGTGCTAATAATTATTTAGGACTTTCTGCTCATCCGGAAGTTATTCAAGCAGCTAAAGATGCTATGGATACTCATGGTTTTGGAATGTCTTCAGTTCGTTTTATTTGCGGAACTCAAGATATACATAAAACATTAGAGCAAAAGATAGCCGACTTCTATGGTACAGAAGATACTATTTTATATGCAGCAGCCTTCGATGCAAACGGTGGAGTTTTTGAACCTTTGTTAGGTGCGGAAGATGCCATTATTTCAGATTCATTGAATCATGCTTCTATTATAGATGGTGTACGTTTATGCAAAGCGGCACGATATCGCTATGCTAATAATGATATGGCCGATTTAGAGCAACAACTTATTGCCGCGAATGAAAAAGGTGCACGGTTTAAAATCATTGTTACCGATGGGGTGTTCTCTATGGATGGTCTCGTGGCTCCATTAGATAAAATTTGCGATTTAGCCGATAAATATGATGCATTAGTTATGATTGATGAATGTCATGCAGCTGGATTTATTGGAGAAACAGGTAGAGGAACCTTAGAAGAAAAAGGAGTTTTAGATAGAATAGACATTATAACCGGTACCTTAGGAAAAGCTTTAGGCGGTGCTATGGGTGGTTATACTACAGGTAAAAAAGAAATTATCGAGTTATTACGTCAACGTTCTAGACCCTATTTATTTTCAAATTCCTTGGCACCAGCTATTGTAGGCGCATCTATAAAGGTATTCGAAATGTTAGATACGGATACAAGGTTAAGAGATACTTTAGAGTGGAATACAAATTATTTTAAAAAGGGGATGAAATCAGCCGGTTTCGACATTATAGATGGCGATTCAGCTATAGTTCCTGTCATGTTATATGATGCGAAATTGTCTCAAAATATGGCTAATTTACTCCTTAAAGAAGGAATTTATGTAATAGGATTCTTTTTTCCTGTAGTTCCAAAAGGAAAAGCAAGAATTCGCGTACAGCTTTCGGCAGCCCATAAACAGGCTGATTTAGACCGAGCTATAGCTGCTTTTATTAAGGTTGGAAAATCGTTAGGGGTTGTATAA
- the mtgA gene encoding monofunctional biosynthetic peptidoglycan transglycosylase — MKRFFRFLLKIIFWFVVSTVAVVMLYKFVPVPITPLMVIRSFEQSENNIPKAWKHDWVALNAIALPMQKAVICTEDQNFLKHTGFDLKAIEKAFENNKKGKRVRGGSTISQQTAKNVFLWPERSWLRKGLEAYFTFLIELCWSKERILEVYLNSIEMGNGIYGAEAAAQFWFKKSALKLTNYEAAAIAAILPNPRQYKANPASAYIEKRKAWIVRQMKFLGTLQFENDKK, encoded by the coding sequence ATGAAAAGATTTTTCAGGTTTTTATTAAAGATTATATTTTGGTTTGTAGTAAGTACTGTTGCGGTGGTAATGCTGTACAAGTTTGTACCTGTTCCTATTACACCATTAATGGTAATTCGTAGTTTCGAGCAATCAGAAAATAATATTCCTAAAGCATGGAAACATGATTGGGTAGCTTTAAATGCGATTGCTCTACCTATGCAGAAGGCGGTGATATGTACTGAAGATCAAAATTTTTTAAAACATACCGGCTTCGATTTAAAGGCTATTGAAAAGGCTTTTGAAAACAATAAAAAAGGTAAGCGTGTTCGCGGTGGAAGCACCATTAGTCAGCAAACAGCCAAGAATGTATTTTTATGGCCAGAACGCAGCTGGTTACGAAAAGGCTTAGAAGCCTATTTCACATTTTTAATTGAATTGTGTTGGAGTAAAGAACGTATTTTAGAGGTCTATTTAAATAGCATAGAAATGGGGAATGGTATTTATGGGGCCGAAGCTGCAGCTCAGTTTTGGTTTAAAAAATCAGCTTTAAAATTAACCAATTACGAGGCCGCAGCTATCGCAGCAATTTTACCAAATCCTAGACAGTATAAGGCCAATCCAGCTTCTGCTTATATCGAAAAACGTAAAGCTTGGATAGTAAGACAAATGAAATTTTTAGGGACTTTACAATTTGAAAATGATAAAAAATAA
- a CDS encoding 3-oxoacyl-ACP synthase, which yields MIKNKSEIKAKLLQRCEAFIDKRLANVQHNIAEVQEALTSETKSSAGDKHETGRAMLQLEREKFGAQLAEINQVKQAVSKINVLKHSDTICVGSAVITNQSNYFIAISAGEIEINNLKFFAIAPNTPIGQLLLSKRAGDTIQFREQEFIISEVL from the coding sequence ATGATAAAAAATAAATCTGAAATAAAAGCAAAATTACTACAACGTTGTGAAGCATTTATCGATAAACGTTTGGCTAATGTACAACATAATATTGCAGAGGTTCAGGAAGCTCTAACTTCGGAAACCAAGAGTTCTGCCGGAGACAAACACGAAACTGGTCGTGCCATGTTGCAATTAGAACGGGAAAAGTTTGGGGCACAATTGGCAGAAATTAATCAGGTTAAGCAAGCCGTATCCAAAATTAATGTGTTAAAACACTCTGATACTATTTGTGTGGGAAGTGCTGTAATTACTAATCAATCTAATTATTTTATAGCCATTAGTGCAGGCGAAATTGAAATCAATAATCTCAAGTTTTTTGCTATTGCACCAAATACTCCTATTGGTCAGCTTTTGCTTTCAAAAAGAGCTGGGGATACAATTCAGTTCCGAGAACAGGAGTTTATAATCTCGGAGGTTTTATAA
- a CDS encoding ABC transporter ATP-binding protein, whose product MLQVQNISFGYDTKTVLHNISFSVEPGQHVSIIGESGSGKSTLIKLLYGTYDLPEGEIFWKNQPVLGPKFNLVIGYDFMKYVAQEFDLMPFTSVAENIGKFLSNFFPEEKQKRTAELIELVDLTEFADVKVKLLSGGQKQRVALARAIAKQPEIIVLDEPFSHIDNFQKQRLRRNLFKYLKEKNIACVVATHDREDVLPFADRMIVLNNGKVIANNTPQYLYSNPEKPLIASFFDEFNTFKASELGVKQSKKPVFVYAHELEVTDKSTIKGNVLHSYYRGNMFLVEVEVNSRSIFFYNKTALKVNDIINIELTNSAKQRLSL is encoded by the coding sequence ATGCTTCAGGTACAGAATATTTCATTTGGTTACGATACAAAAACCGTCCTTCATAATATATCTTTTTCGGTAGAACCCGGTCAGCATGTATCGATTATTGGTGAAAGTGGCTCTGGAAAAAGCACATTAATAAAACTCCTTTACGGGACTTACGATTTACCTGAAGGTGAAATATTTTGGAAAAACCAACCTGTTCTTGGCCCTAAATTTAATTTGGTAATTGGTTACGATTTTATGAAATACGTAGCCCAAGAATTCGATTTAATGCCCTTTACTTCGGTTGCCGAAAACATAGGAAAATTTCTTTCTAACTTTTTTCCCGAAGAGAAACAGAAACGGACTGCCGAACTTATAGAACTTGTTGATTTAACCGAATTTGCCGACGTTAAAGTAAAACTATTAAGTGGTGGCCAAAAACAGCGTGTCGCACTTGCTAGAGCCATTGCAAAGCAACCAGAAATTATTGTTCTAGATGAACCGTTTAGCCATATCGATAATTTTCAAAAACAACGCTTACGTCGTAACTTATTCAAATATTTAAAAGAAAAAAATATAGCTTGTGTAGTGGCAACTCACGATCGAGAAGATGTCTTACCCTTTGCCGACCGGATGATTGTTTTAAACAACGGAAAAGTTATCGCCAACAATACGCCTCAATATTTATACAGCAATCCGGAAAAGCCTTTAATAGCATCCTTTTTTGATGAATTTAATACGTTTAAAGCTTCAGAATTGGGAGTTAAACAATCGAAAAAACCTGTTTTTGTTTATGCTCACGAATTGGAAGTGACGGACAAGTCAACAATAAAAGGAAACGTTTTACATAGTTATTACCGTGGTAATATGTTTTTAGTGGAAGTGGAAGTGAACTCAAGGTCGATTTTTTTCTATAATAAAACAGCTTTAAAAGTGAATGACATCATTAATATAGAACTTACCAATTCTGCTAAACAACGCTTATCATTATAA
- a CDS encoding prolyl oligopeptidase family serine peptidase, translated as MKKLIASLVVLTFLSSCKNEQELKKNNNQIVNYPITKTIDTVDTYFGTEVKDPYRWLEDDRSAETEAWVKEENKITFDYLNKIPYRNVIKERLTTLWNYEKIGTPFKEGDYNYFYKNNGLQNQSVVYRTKGDDKTEHVFLDPNTFSEDGTTSLDGLSFSKDGSLAAYSISEGGSDWRKIIVLNTETKEITEDTLIDIKFSGMSWKGNEGFYYSSYDKPKGSELSAKTDQHKVYYHKIGTKQSDDALIYGGTPEEKHRYIYANVTEDDKYLIISPRVSTSGNKLYIKDLTKPNSKLIPILEDTNSTSHIIDNIGSKLFIVTNLNAPNKRIVTVDASNPTPEHWVDFIPETEHVLNPSTGSGYFFANYMVDAVSQVKQYDYDGKLVREIELPGVGSVGGFSGKKENKTLYYTFSNYITPSTSFAFNPETGASKVYVKPKVDFDPNQYESKQVFYKSKDGTKVPMIISYKKGTELNGKNPTILYAYGGFNISLTPGFSIANAVWMEEGGIYAVPNLRGGGEYGRAWHDAGTKMQKQNVFDDFIAAAEYLIDNSYTSSKYLAIRGGSNGGLLVGATMTQRPDLMQVALPAVGVLDMLRYHTFTAGAGWAYDYGTAEDSEEMFNYLKAYSPVHNVKPDVSYPATLITTGDHDDRVVPAHSFKFAAELQNKQKNGNPVLIRIETDAGHGAGTPVSKTIEQYADIFGFTLYNMGFDALPNATTNKE; from the coding sequence ATGAAAAAACTAATAGCCTCCCTAGTTGTATTAACCTTTTTAAGTTCATGTAAAAACGAGCAAGAACTTAAAAAAAACAATAATCAAATAGTGAACTATCCAATTACAAAAACTATAGACACTGTCGACACCTACTTTGGTACAGAAGTAAAAGATCCGTATCGCTGGTTAGAAGACGACAGAAGTGCTGAAACAGAGGCTTGGGTTAAGGAAGAAAATAAAATAACTTTCGATTATTTAAACAAAATTCCATACAGAAATGTCATCAAAGAACGTTTAACAACGCTTTGGAATTACGAAAAAATTGGAACTCCCTTTAAGGAAGGCGATTATAATTATTTCTATAAAAACAACGGACTTCAAAATCAGAGTGTAGTTTATAGAACAAAAGGTGATGATAAAACAGAACACGTTTTTCTAGATCCGAATACCTTTAGCGAAGATGGTACAACCTCTTTAGACGGTTTATCCTTTTCTAAAGATGGAAGTTTGGCGGCGTATTCTATTTCTGAAGGAGGAAGTGACTGGAGAAAAATTATTGTTTTAAATACAGAAACCAAAGAAATTACAGAAGATACTTTAATTGATATTAAATTTAGCGGTATGTCTTGGAAAGGCAACGAAGGTTTCTATTATTCTAGTTACGACAAGCCTAAAGGCAGCGAATTATCGGCTAAAACAGATCAGCATAAAGTCTATTATCATAAAATTGGAACAAAACAAAGCGATGACGCGCTTATTTATGGGGGGACTCCAGAAGAAAAGCACCGTTATATTTATGCCAATGTTACCGAAGATGATAAGTATTTAATTATTTCACCAAGGGTGTCTACATCTGGAAACAAATTATATATTAAAGATCTTACTAAACCTAACAGTAAACTTATCCCAATTTTAGAAGACACGAATAGCACTTCTCATATTATAGATAATATTGGTAGTAAACTTTTTATTGTTACCAATTTAAACGCTCCAAACAAAAGAATAGTTACCGTAGATGCATCTAATCCGACTCCAGAACATTGGGTTGATTTTATTCCTGAAACAGAGCATGTTTTAAACCCTTCTACAGGTAGTGGCTATTTCTTTGCCAATTATATGGTAGATGCCGTATCGCAAGTTAAACAATACGATTACGACGGAAAATTAGTTAGAGAAATAGAGCTTCCAGGTGTAGGATCTGTTGGAGGTTTTTCAGGAAAAAAAGAGAATAAAACGCTTTATTATACCTTCTCGAACTACATAACACCTTCCACAAGTTTTGCTTTTAACCCAGAAACAGGAGCGTCTAAAGTCTATGTAAAACCAAAAGTAGATTTCGATCCAAATCAATACGAAAGCAAACAAGTATTCTATAAGTCGAAAGACGGAACAAAAGTTCCTATGATTATTTCTTATAAAAAAGGAACAGAACTTAACGGAAAGAATCCTACCATTTTATATGCTTATGGCGGATTCAACATTAGTTTAACGCCTGGATTTAGTATCGCAAATGCTGTTTGGATGGAAGAAGGCGGAATTTACGCGGTACCTAATTTACGTGGTGGTGGAGAATATGGTAGAGCATGGCATGATGCAGGAACTAAAATGCAAAAACAAAATGTGTTTGATGACTTTATAGCTGCTGCCGAATATTTAATAGACAACAGCTATACATCGTCTAAATATTTAGCGATACGAGGTGGATCTAATGGAGGTCTATTAGTTGGAGCAACAATGACACAACGTCCAGATTTAATGCAAGTTGCACTTCCTGCCGTTGGAGTTTTAGACATGTTACGCTACCATACTTTTACAGCTGGAGCAGGTTGGGCATACGATTACGGAACTGCGGAAGACAGCGAAGAAATGTTTAATTATTTAAAGGCTTATTCTCCTGTTCATAATGTGAAACCTGATGTAAGTTATCCAGCAACTCTTATAACTACTGGCGATCACGATGATCGTGTTGTGCCAGCACACAGTTTTAAATTTGCTGCCGAACTACAAAACAAACAGAAAAACGGTAATCCAGTATTAATACGTATTGAAACCGATGCCGGCCACGGCGCTGGAACACCGGTTAGTAAAACCATAGAGCAATATGCAGATATTTTTGGTTTTACCTTATATAATATGGGGTTTGATGCTTTACCAAACGCCACTACAAATAAAGAGTAA
- a CDS encoding OmpA family protein produces the protein MKNLSRLLFAMLLVFGFSNTYAQDDNNPWAIRFGVNAVDFYPNGDGAPLSEGFGDEYFNVGDHWNILPSLSTISVARQLTGGLSFGVTGSINKIDKYGDESVSDWSYYGIDGTFKYGFLNHSVFNPFIGAGGGYTWVDEIGAGTVNGTLGFNIWFTENIGLTVQSSYKHAFEDYLTSHFQHSAGITIKFGGKDTDKDGIYDKDDACPDVFGLAIFNGCPDTDGDGIEDSKDACPNEAGTAEFNGCPDTDGDGIADPDDKCPTVAGLKELNGCPDTDGDGVADGDDKCPDVAGPAENNGCPWPDTDGDGVPDKDDRCPNDPGTVANNGCPELSEAVQKSLNAYAKTILFDTGKSTIKTHSAEVLENIIAILNEYPNAKFTVEGHTDSVGSDSLNMKLSESRALAVKDYLVGHGIDEFRLSSKGYGESKPIDTNKTRAGRANNRRVEINLVK, from the coding sequence ATGAAAAATCTTAGCAGATTATTGTTCGCAATGTTGCTGGTATTTGGTTTTAGCAACACTTATGCGCAAGATGACAACAACCCATGGGCGATCCGTTTCGGGGTGAACGCAGTAGACTTCTACCCTAATGGTGATGGTGCACCGCTTAGTGAAGGTTTCGGAGACGAATACTTCAACGTTGGTGATCACTGGAACATTTTGCCTTCTTTATCAACGATATCGGTGGCTCGTCAATTAACAGGTGGATTGTCTTTTGGAGTAACAGGATCTATTAATAAAATTGACAAGTATGGTGATGAGTCTGTTTCAGATTGGTCTTACTACGGAATCGATGGTACATTTAAATATGGTTTCTTAAACCATAGTGTATTCAATCCATTCATCGGTGCCGGTGGGGGTTATACTTGGGTAGACGAAATTGGAGCTGGTACTGTTAATGGTACTTTAGGTTTCAACATTTGGTTTACTGAAAACATTGGTCTTACAGTACAATCTTCTTATAAGCATGCTTTCGAAGATTACTTAACTTCTCACTTCCAACATTCTGCTGGTATTACAATTAAATTTGGAGGAAAAGATACTGACAAAGATGGTATTTACGATAAAGACGATGCTTGTCCAGACGTATTTGGTTTAGCAATCTTCAACGGTTGTCCTGATACTGACGGTGATGGTATTGAAGACAGTAAAGATGCATGTCCTAACGAAGCAGGTACTGCTGAATTTAACGGATGTCCTGACACTGACGGAGACGGTATTGCTGATCCAGATGATAAATGTCCAACAGTTGCTGGATTAAAAGAATTAAACGGATGTCCTGATACTGACGGTGACGGTGTTGCTGACGGAGATGACAAATGTCCAGATGTTGCAGGTCCTGCAGAAAACAACGGTTGTCCTTGGCCAGATACTGACGGTGATGGTGTTCCAGATAAAGATGACAGATGTCCTAACGATCCAGGTACTGTAGCAAACAATGGTTGTCCAGAATTATCTGAAGCTGTTCAAAAATCATTAAACGCTTACGCTAAAACGATCTTATTCGATACAGGTAAATCTACTATCAAAACTCACTCTGCAGAGGTATTAGAAAACATTATCGCTATCTTAAATGAGTATCCTAATGCTAAATTTACAGTAGAAGGTCACACTGATAGTGTTGGTTCTGATTCATTAAACATGAAGTTATCTGAATCTAGAGCATTAGCTGTAAAAGATTACTTAGTAGGACACGGTATCGACGAATTTAGATTATCTTCTAAAGGATACGGTGAGTCTAAGCCAATCGACACTAATAAAACTAGAGCTGGTAGAGCTAATAACAGACGTGTTGAAATTAACTTAGTTAAATAA
- a CDS encoding PD-(D/E)XK nuclease family protein: MTTFIEEVITNLQEQGLNLSELKFILPSKRAGTFLKQQLSKSTQQTMFAPEILSIEEFVESISGIKTISNTELLFQFYNTFLTLNTQSEPDSFEVFSKWAQVLLQDFNEVDRYLIPQDKIFAYLSAIQELKRWSVETEITEFVKNYLAFWNKLLEYYTHFSQHLLDNKLGYQGLIYRQANAEVKAYVAQNSTQHIFLGFNALNTAEESIIQYLLEDTNAQIFWDVDKTFFENPIHDAGLFTRQHAKHWNYFKTHPFQWITDNYKTQKSIQVVGVPKNISQAKYIGSILKDISKTKKNLESTAIVLGNEELLLPVLNSIPNEVKTLNVTMGFPLKSIPLASLFESLFNLHKNNPKSFYFKDVISILSHQYIRPLFILNEKDYATQLIETIQTNNIVFLTDKKLLALCEPFKELITVLFGGWRNNAGEALKQVRSLIFILKTYLDLNKEEHVLSLEYTFRFHELFNELDRLHTTYNYFQSISTLHQVYKELLSSETLDFQGEPLQGLQIMGMLESRVLDFETVIISSVNEGILPAGKSNNSFIPFDVKIEYNLPTFKEKDAVYTYHFYRLLQRAKNVYIIYNTESDVLTGGEPSRFITQLELENIHPLKHITAMPNVPIGEQKLKMVSKTPLVIERLKALAAYGFSPSSLTSYMRNPMDFYFQKVLKVEEYNEVEETVAANTLGTVVHNTLEDFYKPLEGTFLTVEHVKDMKSKIGKTVLYHFKKAFNDGDISTGKNLISFEIAKRYVSNFINSEIKELEAGRKIKILAIEADFKQVPITIAELPFPVTIGGKVDRVDEYDGTTRIIDYKTGSVTQNQVEIIDWDDLTTDYDKFSKPFQILCYAYMMHTSGKLNFPLEAGIISFKNLSNGFLKFTTKDKSGKGAIKDSLITEETIKLFEEQLKQLILDIFNTDVNFDEKDVSH; encoded by the coding sequence ATGACAACTTTTATAGAAGAGGTTATTACTAACCTCCAAGAGCAAGGGCTTAACCTTTCCGAATTAAAATTTATTCTTCCTAGTAAACGTGCAGGAACATTTTTGAAACAACAGCTTTCAAAATCGACCCAACAAACCATGTTTGCTCCCGAAATATTAAGTATAGAAGAGTTTGTTGAGTCAATCTCTGGTATTAAAACTATTTCTAATACCGAATTGCTTTTTCAGTTTTACAATACCTTCCTTACCCTAAATACTCAAAGTGAACCAGATTCCTTTGAAGTGTTTTCAAAATGGGCTCAAGTTTTACTGCAAGATTTTAATGAAGTAGATCGATATTTAATTCCTCAGGATAAAATATTCGCCTATTTAAGTGCAATTCAAGAATTAAAACGCTGGTCTGTTGAAACCGAAATCACAGAGTTTGTTAAAAATTATTTAGCGTTTTGGAATAAACTTCTAGAGTATTACACGCATTTCTCTCAGCACTTACTAGATAACAAATTGGGGTACCAAGGTTTAATTTATAGGCAGGCTAATGCAGAAGTAAAAGCATATGTAGCACAGAACTCTACGCAACATATTTTTTTAGGTTTTAATGCCTTAAATACAGCCGAGGAATCCATCATTCAATATTTATTAGAAGATACTAATGCTCAGATTTTTTGGGATGTCGATAAAACATTTTTTGAGAATCCAATTCACGATGCCGGATTATTTACTAGACAACATGCTAAGCACTGGAACTATTTTAAAACACATCCATTTCAATGGATTACCGATAATTATAAAACACAAAAATCCATTCAAGTTGTAGGTGTTCCTAAAAATATTAGCCAAGCTAAATACATTGGATCGATATTAAAAGACATTAGTAAAACCAAGAAGAATTTGGAAAGCACGGCTATAGTACTCGGTAATGAAGAGTTGCTGCTTCCGGTTCTAAATTCTATTCCAAACGAAGTGAAAACCTTAAATGTTACTATGGGGTTTCCTTTAAAATCTATTCCATTAGCCTCTTTATTTGAGAGTCTTTTCAACCTTCATAAAAACAATCCTAAATCATTTTATTTTAAAGATGTTATTAGCATCCTATCACATCAGTATATCCGACCTTTATTTATACTGAATGAAAAAGATTATGCAACACAATTAATAGAGACCATTCAAACAAACAATATAGTCTTTTTAACTGATAAGAAATTATTGGCGCTATGCGAACCTTTTAAGGAACTCATTACTGTATTGTTTGGAGGCTGGAGAAACAATGCTGGAGAGGCTTTAAAACAAGTAAGGTCGCTTATTTTTATACTGAAAACTTATCTCGACCTAAATAAAGAAGAGCATGTATTAAGTCTAGAATATACGTTTAGATTTCATGAATTGTTTAACGAACTGGATCGCTTGCATACCACTTATAATTATTTTCAAAGCATTAGTACGCTACACCAGGTTTATAAAGAATTACTAAGCAGTGAGACTTTAGATTTTCAAGGAGAACCTCTACAAGGTCTACAAATTATGGGAATGTTAGAATCACGTGTATTAGATTTTGAAACTGTAATTATTTCATCGGTAAACGAGGGTATATTACCTGCAGGAAAAAGTAATAATTCCTTTATACCTTTTGATGTGAAAATAGAATATAACCTACCAACTTTTAAGGAAAAGGATGCGGTATATACGTATCATTTTTATCGATTGTTACAGCGAGCAAAAAATGTTTATATCATTTATAATACCGAGTCCGATGTGCTTACGGGTGGGGAACCAAGTCGTTTTATTACCCAGTTGGAATTAGAAAATATTCATCCATTAAAACACATAACCGCAATGCCCAATGTGCCCATTGGTGAACAGAAATTAAAAATGGTTTCTAAGACACCTTTAGTCATAGAACGATTAAAAGCACTTGCAGCGTACGGATTTTCGCCATCTTCATTAACTAGTTATATGAGAAATCCGATGGATTTTTATTTTCAAAAGGTGTTAAAGGTTGAAGAGTATAACGAAGTTGAAGAAACTGTTGCTGCGAATACCTTAGGAACAGTGGTGCATAATACACTAGAGGATTTCTATAAACCCTTAGAGGGAACTTTTTTAACTGTTGAGCATGTAAAAGACATGAAGTCTAAAATAGGTAAAACTGTTTTATATCACTTTAAAAAAGCATTTAACGATGGGGATATCAGTACGGGGAAAAATTTAATTAGTTTTGAAATTGCGAAACGTTACGTTTCCAACTTTATCAACTCTGAAATAAAAGAATTAGAAGCCGGTAGAAAAATTAAAATATTAGCCATAGAGGCCGATTTTAAACAAGTCCCTATTACTATAGCCGAGTTACCATTTCCTGTTACAATTGGGGGTAAAGTAGATCGCGTAGATGAATACGATGGCACTACGAGAATTATAGATTATAAAACGGGCAGTGTAACGCAAAATCAGGTAGAAATTATAGATTGGGACGATCTTACCACCGATTATGATAAATTTAGTAAGCCGTTTCAAATTCTGTGTTATGCGTATATGATGCATACTTCTGGTAAATTGAATTTTCCTTTAGAGGCCGGTATTATTTCATTTAAAAACTTAAGTAATGGTTTTTTAAAGTTTACAACCAAAGATAAATCGGGTAAGGGTGCGATTAAAGATTCTCTTATTACAGAAGAAACCATCAAACTATTCGAGGAACAATTAAAACAATTAATACTAGATATTTTTAACACTGATGTCAATTTCGATGAAAAGGATGTTAGTCATTAA